The following are encoded together in the Poseidonibacter lekithochrous genome:
- a CDS encoding exodeoxyribonuclease III, producing MAKTYKFISWNVNGIRAVDKKEALKWVDEANIDILGIQETKSQKSQIPESIFDKEYKTLFASESAIKGRSGTALFTDIETTFECNCPTVDVLDEGRINEVHFTLGEKDIAFFNVYFPNGQSKDERLVYKMEFYDRFLEHCENLKKDGKSIIVCGDVNTAHKEIDLARPKANEKKSGFLPMEREWMDKFLSHGYVDTLREKTQDEGLYSWWSYRANARANNVGWRIDYFYVSDDLKANIKDAYILNEVMGSDHCPIALEIEL from the coding sequence ATGGCAAAAACTTATAAATTTATATCATGGAACGTAAACGGTATTAGAGCAGTTGATAAAAAAGAAGCTCTTAAATGGGTAGATGAAGCAAATATTGATATTCTTGGTATTCAAGAAACAAAGTCTCAAAAATCTCAAATTCCTGAATCAATTTTTGATAAAGAGTACAAAACTCTTTTTGCAAGTGAATCAGCAATAAAAGGAAGAAGTGGAACTGCACTTTTTACTGATATTGAAACTACATTTGAATGTAATTGTCCTACTGTTGATGTTCTTGATGAAGGAAGAATCAACGAAGTTCACTTCACATTGGGTGAAAAAGATATTGCATTTTTTAATGTATATTTCCCAAATGGTCAAAGTAAAGATGAAAGATTAGTTTACAAAATGGAATTCTATGATAGATTTTTAGAGCATTGTGAAAATCTTAAAAAAGATGGAAAATCTATTATTGTTTGTGGTGATGTAAATACTGCACATAAAGAAATTGACTTAGCACGTCCAAAAGCAAATGAGAAAAAATCTGGATTCTTACCAATGGAGAGAGAATGGATGGATAAATTCTTATCTCATGGTTATGTAGATACGCTAAGAGAGAAAACACAAGACGAAGGTCTTTATAGCTGGTGGTCTTACAGAGCAAATGCAAGAGCTAATAACGTTGGCTGGAGAATTGATTACTTCTACGTAAGTGATGACTTAAAAGCAAACATCAAAGATGCATACATCTTAAATGAAGTAATGGGAAGTGATCATTGCCCTATTGCTTTAGAAATCGAGTTATAA
- a CDS encoding TetR/AcrR family transcriptional regulator, with protein MQDIRTRLIEATFQEVFSNGYTGASLANILKRADTKKGSMYHHFPSKKDMVIAMIEEKVEKRIEKKWQVLAQTDKNVITLLISILEDTNSWDLTNGCPLGNLLQESLNQDEDFAKTLTDILDKWKKLFCDALEKAIELGEIREDVEIEKVATFLIASIEGALLLAKKHQDKKDFEVSIEQLVFYINTLKK; from the coding sequence ATGCAAGATATTCGAACAAGACTTATTGAAGCTACATTTCAAGAAGTCTTTTCTAACGGTTATACAGGAGCATCTTTAGCAAATATACTAAAAAGAGCCGATACAAAAAAAGGCTCTATGTATCATCACTTTCCTTCAAAAAAAGATATGGTTATAGCTATGATTGAAGAGAAAGTAGAAAAAAGAATAGAGAAAAAATGGCAAGTTCTTGCCCAAACTGATAAAAATGTTATTACACTATTAATCTCTATTCTTGAAGATACAAACTCATGGGACTTAACTAACGGTTGTCCTTTGGGAAATTTGTTACAAGAGTCTCTTAATCAAGACGAAGATTTTGCAAAAACATTAACAGACATTTTAGATAAATGGAAAAAACTATTTTGTGATGCACTTGAAAAAGCCATAGAACTTGGTGAAATCAGAGAGGATGTAGAGATTGAAAAAGTAGCTACTTTTTTAATCGCCTCTATTGAAGGTGCATTACTTCTTGCTAAAAAGCATCAAGACAAAAAAGATTTTGAAGTATCTATTGAACAACTTGTTTTTTATATCAATACTCTTAAAAAATAA
- a CDS encoding peroxiredoxin-like family protein, with amino-acid sequence MSRLIDEINNYKEGFKTKVPQELQEVMLNATEELKKTSLSKNALKVGNTAKDFALPNAVNQTVSLDELLKENDFVVINFYRGLWCPYCNLELKALQSINDELINNNAKLVAISPQTPDASLTTKEKNELEFEVLSDSHNTLAKDYGLVFSLAEELRPIYESFGIDIVGLNDEDSFELPLPATYVINKQKEIIYSFIDEDYTSRCEPQEILDIIAKNK; translated from the coding sequence ATGTCAAGATTAATAGATGAAATAAATAACTATAAAGAAGGTTTCAAAACAAAAGTTCCTCAAGAATTACAAGAAGTAATGTTAAATGCAACAGAAGAGTTGAAAAAAACTTCTCTTTCTAAAAACGCATTAAAAGTAGGAAATACAGCAAAAGACTTCGCACTTCCAAATGCAGTAAATCAAACAGTTTCATTAGATGAGTTATTAAAAGAGAATGATTTTGTAGTTATTAATTTCTACAGAGGACTATGGTGCCCTTATTGTAATCTAGAATTAAAAGCATTACAATCAATCAATGATGAGTTAATCAATAACAATGCAAAATTAGTAGCAATCTCTCCTCAAACTCCAGATGCAAGTTTGACTACAAAAGAAAAAAATGAATTAGAGTTTGAAGTATTAAGTGATTCACATAATACATTAGCAAAAGATTATGGTTTAGTATTCTCTCTTGCTGAAGAGTTAAGACCTATTTATGAAAGCTTTGGGATTGATATTGTGGGACTTAATGATGAAGATAGTTTTGAGTTACCATTACCTGCAACTTATGTTATTAATAAACAAAAAGAAATCATCTATTCATTCATTGATGAAGATTATACAAGTAGATGTGAACCACAAGAAATTTTAGATATAATTGCCAAAAATAAATAA
- a CDS encoding CBU_0592 family membrane protein produces MDIYQGIGFVGMVFVVVAYLLLQINKYTIRSLQYQLLNLVGAILLLISLFVHFNLGSFIIEVFWIIITIYGIAVNIKDKKKKKRNTKE; encoded by the coding sequence TTGGATATTTATCAAGGAATTGGATTTGTAGGAATGGTATTTGTAGTTGTTGCCTACTTACTATTACAAATCAATAAATACACTATTAGATCACTACAATATCAACTATTAAATTTAGTGGGAGCAATCTTACTTTTAATATCACTTTTTGTACACTTTAACTTAGGTTCATTTATTATTGAAGTATTTTGGATTATTATCACAATCTATGGAATAGCAGTGAACATAAAAGATAAAAAGAAAAAAAAAAGAAACACTAAGGAATAG
- a CDS encoding sulfite exporter TauE/SafE family protein, whose amino-acid sequence MNELLLGLLTFFTSTVAGIVGLGGGMMLIAILPSFLPLNALIPVHGLTQMSSNFSRAVFGYKDVQYETIPKFLIGSLAGIALFASIISMISLEYVPLFIGAYILLSLWSKKFNNKIKKYENYYLVGFLQSGLSIVVGATGPLTMTLLLKDYEDKDKVVATGAALMSITHILKVFVFMYFGFVFFDYIGIIIAMIIGAVAGSYAGTKLRDKIDGKKFTMILKVLLSALAVKLILSLFI is encoded by the coding sequence ATGAATGAACTATTATTAGGTTTACTTACATTTTTTACTTCTACAGTTGCGGGTATTGTTGGACTTGGTGGGGGAATGATGTTGATTGCTATTCTACCTTCTTTTTTACCTCTAAATGCATTGATTCCAGTTCATGGTCTTACTCAAATGTCTAGTAATTTCTCCCGAGCAGTTTTTGGTTATAAAGATGTTCAATATGAAACAATACCAAAGTTTCTAATTGGTTCACTTGCTGGTATTGCACTTTTTGCTAGTATTATTTCTATGATTTCTTTAGAGTATGTTCCTTTGTTTATTGGGGCTTATATTTTATTATCTCTTTGGTCTAAAAAGTTTAATAATAAAATCAAAAAGTATGAAAACTACTATTTAGTTGGTTTCTTACAATCGGGTCTTTCTATTGTCGTTGGAGCTACTGGACCTCTTACAATGACACTATTACTAAAAGATTATGAAGATAAAGACAAAGTAGTAGCAACAGGTGCTGCTCTTATGAGTATTACACACATTCTTAAAGTATTTGTATTTATGTATTTTGGTTTTGTATTCTTTGATTATATTGGAATTATTATTGCAATGATTATAGGTGCAGTTGCGGGGTCTTATGCGGGTACAAAATTAAGAGATAAAATTGACGGTAAGAAATTTACAATGATTTTAAAAGTACTTTTATCAGCTTTAGCTGTAAAACTAATCCTTAGTTTATTTATTTGA
- a CDS encoding HPP family protein: MKYLQKFKGKKENLPQKTSIKEILFAGIGGFIAIALIAYITRSSDNLLIMGSFGASCVLLFAYPKSPFSQPRNVIFGHLFSTLIGLIFLNLFGYEWWSIAFALASAIIIMLLTRTVHPPAGSNPIIVFLLGADFDYLIFPSLTGSVILVLVALFYINLNKEKSYPEYWY; encoded by the coding sequence ATGAAATATTTACAAAAATTTAAAGGTAAAAAAGAAAATCTACCTCAAAAGACTTCAATAAAAGAAATTTTATTTGCAGGAATTGGAGGATTTATTGCAATTGCATTAATAGCCTATATAACTAGAAGTTCTGACAATTTATTAATAATGGGTTCATTTGGCGCATCGTGCGTATTATTATTTGCTTATCCAAAAAGCCCATTTTCACAACCTAGAAATGTTATATTTGGACATCTATTTTCTACACTAATAGGTCTTATATTTCTAAATTTATTTGGCTATGAGTGGTGGTCAATTGCCTTTGCTTTAGCAAGTGCGATAATAATAATGCTTTTAACAAGAACGGTTCACCCACCAGCGGGTTCTAATCCAATTATTGTTTTTCTATTAGGTGCAGATTTTGATTACTTAATTTTTCCTAGTTTGACTGGATCAGTCATATTAGTGTTAGTTGCACTTTTTTATATTAATTTGAATAAAGAAAAAAGTTATCCTGAGTATTGGTATTAA
- a CDS encoding TetR/AcrR family transcriptional regulator yields the protein MTKITAYVKIQPNDRLDNMKKTSKEEIVKKSIGLFKQQGYHNTSMANIADICGLIKGSLYHHFKSKDEIGLECLKFIHEYFVDNIFSIAKKDELSPKEKIELFINKIDSYFLNSKGGCLFANLALELPSTNTAFKDEIKVYFKAWEEALAKILESKYSREEAFSLAKEYLALTQGAIMMMNLHDSKIEYLKVGKKIINLL from the coding sequence TTGACAAAGATTACAGCTTATGTTAAAATTCAACCAAACGATCGTTTGGATAATATGAAAAAAACATCAAAAGAAGAAATAGTAAAAAAATCAATTGGGCTTTTTAAACAACAAGGCTATCACAATACTTCAATGGCAAATATAGCAGATATTTGTGGACTAATAAAAGGCAGCCTATATCATCACTTCAAAAGTAAAGATGAAATAGGTCTTGAGTGTTTAAAATTCATTCATGAATATTTTGTTGACAATATATTTTCAATTGCAAAAAAAGATGAGCTCTCTCCAAAAGAAAAAATTGAACTTTTTATTAACAAAATTGATTCCTATTTTCTAAATAGCAAAGGTGGTTGTTTATTTGCTAATTTAGCCCTTGAACTTCCATCGACAAATACAGCTTTTAAAGATGAAATCAAAGTTTACTTTAAAGCATGGGAAGAAGCTCTAGCTAAGATATTAGAGAGCAAATACTCAAGAGAAGAAGCCTTTTCTTTGGCAAAAGAATATTTAGCCCTAACACAAGGTGCAATTATGATGATGAATTTACATGATAGTAAAATTGAGTATTTAAAAGTAGGAAAAAAAATCATTAATTTACTTTAA
- a CDS encoding MFS transporter, whose product MTLKQHRNMIIILGILILVISMGLRQSFGMFIPSFTANFDITRADFGLSLAFQHLLFGLAQPFIGYLSDKYGNNKVLMAGSLLYALGLFLVTTISSSLGLHISLGFLVGLALSATTYVVVLGSIAKVVDPKRRSTVFGIATAAASFGMFVFIPITDSLLSHFELNTAFYIFCIFSLLIGVFGFFMKSDDSQTINTNVDAEESISKALKCSKSHKGYWRLNIGFFVCGFHVAFIMTHFPTYLMDSGLTSGIATLAFSLIGLLNIFGSFMFGNLGDKFEKRKLLIILYSSRALIFLLMILIPLTNFSAILFGAMIGFVWLATVPLTSGLVAQIFGVKALATLYGIVFLSHQLGSFIGAWLSGIVYDYTGSYSSIWWACVFLSILAAVMHIDLDDKKIDYKKVK is encoded by the coding sequence TTGACATTAAAACAACATAGAAATATGATTATAATTTTAGGGATTTTAATCCTAGTAATTAGTATGGGACTTAGACAAAGTTTTGGTATGTTTATTCCCTCATTTACTGCAAACTTTGATATTACGAGAGCTGATTTTGGGCTAAGCCTTGCATTTCAACATCTATTATTTGGTTTAGCACAACCTTTTATTGGATACTTAAGTGACAAGTATGGTAATAACAAAGTCTTAATGGCAGGTAGTTTACTTTATGCCTTAGGCTTATTTCTAGTAACTACTATTAGCTCTAGTCTTGGTTTACATATAAGTCTTGGATTTTTAGTAGGACTTGCACTTAGTGCTACAACATACGTAGTAGTTTTAGGAAGTATTGCAAAAGTAGTTGACCCTAAAAGACGAAGTACAGTATTTGGAATTGCCACGGCGGCTGCTTCTTTTGGTATGTTTGTTTTTATTCCTATTACAGATTCTTTATTGAGTCATTTTGAACTTAATACTGCTTTTTATATCTTTTGTATTTTTAGTCTGTTAATTGGAGTATTTGGTTTCTTTATGAAAAGTGACGATTCTCAAACTATTAATACAAATGTAGATGCAGAAGAATCCATATCAAAAGCTCTTAAATGCTCAAAATCTCACAAGGGATATTGGAGATTAAACATTGGATTTTTTGTATGTGGTTTTCATGTTGCTTTTATTATGACTCATTTTCCTACGTATTTAATGGATAGTGGTTTAACATCAGGAATTGCTACTTTGGCATTTTCACTTATTGGGCTTCTTAATATTTTTGGTTCATTTATGTTTGGAAACCTAGGAGATAAGTTTGAAAAAAGAAAACTATTGATAATACTTTATTCTTCAAGAGCTTTAATCTTTTTATTAATGATATTAATACCACTTACAAACTTTAGTGCCATTCTTTTTGGAGCAATGATTGGTTTTGTTTGGCTTGCAACTGTTCCACTAACTAGTGGTTTAGTAGCTCAAATCTTTGGGGTTAAAGCACTAGCAACTCTATATGGAATAGTATTCTTATCTCATCAATTAGGTAGTTTTATTGGGGCTTGGCTTAGTGGTATTGTATATGATTATACAGGTTCATACTCTAGTATTTGGTGGGCTTGTGTGTTTTTATCAATTCTAGCAGCTGTAATGCATATAGACTTAGATGATAAAAAGATTGATTACAAAAAAGTTAAATAA
- a CDS encoding MFS transporter yields the protein MKNFFKSRQALLYVMALSMSFSFAAWMSLLNNFVIEAASFDGSQIGILQSLREIPGFLAFTVVLVLIFVCQQKLAYLSIMALGLGVLLTGYFPSAIGLYVTTVIMSMGFHYLETLNQSLSLQWLSKDKAPIILGKITAAKSATSLVAFIIIFLMMKFFSVEYKYVYLFFGGITFIIGIIAWMMFDHFKDDVVQDKKIRLKKEYWLFYTLTFFAGARRQIFIVFAGFLLVEKFGVDVHNMVALLFINSILNMYFAPKIGRFIARFGERITLRVEYIGLVLVFVSYAFVENLYFAYFLFVIDHLLFSMAIALKTYFQKIADPKDIASASAVSFTINHIAAVFLPALLGLVWLYSTSLVFIIGASVALLSFALSYLIPRNPQMGFETTLKKSS from the coding sequence ATGAAAAACTTTTTTAAATCACGTCAAGCTTTGCTTTATGTGATGGCTTTATCTATGTCATTTTCATTTGCGGCATGGATGAGTTTACTTAATAACTTTGTTATTGAAGCTGCTTCTTTTGATGGTAGCCAAATAGGAATATTACAAAGTCTTAGGGAAATCCCAGGCTTTTTAGCTTTTACAGTTGTATTAGTGCTGATTTTTGTATGTCAACAAAAATTAGCTTATCTTTCAATCATGGCTTTAGGGCTTGGAGTTTTATTAACAGGGTATTTTCCTAGTGCAATAGGGCTTTATGTTACTACTGTGATTATGTCTATGGGGTTTCATTATTTAGAGACTTTGAATCAGTCTTTGTCTCTTCAATGGTTATCAAAAGATAAAGCTCCAATAATTTTAGGAAAAATTACAGCAGCTAAATCTGCTACATCGTTAGTAGCTTTTATTATAATTTTTCTTATGATGAAGTTTTTTTCTGTGGAATATAAATATGTATATTTATTCTTTGGTGGGATTACTTTTATTATTGGAATCATAGCTTGGATGATGTTTGATCATTTTAAAGATGATGTTGTTCAGGATAAAAAGATAAGACTTAAAAAAGAGTATTGGTTGTTTTATACTCTTACATTTTTTGCAGGGGCTAGAAGACAAATATTTATAGTTTTTGCTGGATTCTTATTAGTAGAGAAGTTTGGTGTAGATGTTCATAATATGGTCGCATTACTATTTATAAACTCAATACTAAATATGTATTTTGCTCCAAAAATAGGGCGATTTATTGCTAGATTTGGAGAGAGGATTACTCTTAGAGTGGAGTATATTGGACTAGTATTAGTTTTTGTATCTTATGCTTTTGTTGAAAATCTGTATTTTGCATATTTTCTTTTTGTAATAGATCACTTGTTGTTCTCAATGGCAATTGCTCTTAAGACATACTTCCAAAAGATTGCAGATCCAAAAGATATTGCAAGTGCAAGTGCTGTTTCATTTACTATAAACCATATAGCTGCTGTATTTTTACCTGCATTACTTGGATTAGTTTGGTTATATTCTACTTCTTTAGTATTTATAATCGGTGCATCTGTGGCATTGCTATCATTTGCTCTTTCATATTTAATACCAAGAAATCCCCAAATGGGATTTGAAACTACTTTAAAGAAGAGTTCTTAA
- a CDS encoding AEC family transporter: protein MIHIFTALIPIFSLIMIGYFLKKIKFPSYEFWPQADKLTYYILMPSLLIYKLSNANLKEVNSFNFVLTALLTITIILFILMLINKFFRAKDDAFTSVVQGGIRFNTYVFLALADSIFGDTGLVLAVILMTFVIPFINILCISIFALYVSESRLTFKYLLKSIVTNPLIMACFIGGSINYIGIEVPIIADKILAILSSAALPLGLLSVGFGLVIKEINSSKSEIFNSNFAKLVLTPIIMFLIAKFFELDNQMISILVIFAVLPTAPSSFVLARQLGGDVRLMSSIITVQTLVSVLFIIFVLNYFI, encoded by the coding sequence ATGATACATATATTTACAGCACTAATACCTATATTTTCCCTTATTATGATTGGATACTTTCTAAAAAAAATAAAATTCCCATCTTATGAGTTTTGGCCACAAGCAGATAAATTAACATATTATATTCTAATGCCATCACTTTTAATCTACAAATTATCAAATGCAAACCTAAAAGAAGTGAATAGTTTCAATTTTGTTTTAACTGCACTTCTTACTATTACTATAATACTTTTTATTTTGATGTTAATAAACAAGTTCTTTAGAGCAAAAGATGATGCTTTTACCTCTGTAGTTCAAGGGGGAATTAGGTTTAATACTTATGTATTTTTAGCTTTAGCTGACTCGATTTTTGGAGATACGGGTCTTGTATTAGCAGTTATTCTTATGACATTTGTAATTCCATTTATAAATATTTTATGTATTTCTATTTTTGCTTTATATGTTAGTGAGAGTAGATTGACTTTTAAATATCTTCTAAAATCTATTGTTACAAATCCCTTGATAATGGCTTGTTTTATTGGAGGAAGTATTAATTATATTGGAATTGAAGTACCTATTATTGCAGATAAGATATTAGCTATTTTAAGCTCAGCAGCTCTTCCACTTGGACTATTATCTGTTGGTTTTGGATTAGTTATAAAAGAGATAAACTCTTCAAAAAGTGAGATATTTAATTCAAACTTTGCAAAGTTAGTTTTAACTCCAATCATTATGTTTTTAATTGCTAAGTTTTTCGAGCTTGATAATCAAATGATTTCTATTTTAGTGATATTTGCAGTTCTTCCTACTGCACCCTCTTCTTTTGTATTAGCAAGACAACTAGGTGGAGATGTGAGATTAATGTCTTCAATTATAACAGTACAGACTTTGGTATCTGTACTGTTTATAATCTTTGTATTAAACTATTTTATTTAG
- a CDS encoding PAS domain-containing sensor histidine kinase: MLFKNDKKYTLIDIQKLFSQIPVIFIMLLATILLVITYFILDSKENRKIDLLKQKYFLNYEFAKKEEISSFKTHVKEQLKESFLEEEILLKKVTYKAIGYLESNSLTKFDLLTDYLKSIEKHNNIELVVFTKDNLNILYGIDSIDYLQELIFNSEKTKKNRDITLQYIHSQGQNNLQYWKDDLKRTVRLSFFDKVVINGYEYFIGSFSTINSIKEITKQAILNTINDELYNIWFYDIISQDTYNFNNKKQLTKSNVLLKSIKENKSYEILSYYFNDYEYNDSFKNFTYFYSKYNFLVSVFYDKSILEYEIKDKITGIQKEYRNLFFQIFFYILLITTILILFTYIFSNFIKTIFNEYNDELEAKTVSLEHWKKRFELAIIASNDGLWDIDFKTKKIYFSDKWLEMFGYKKEEVQTFSDWFELIHNEDKKKVEKLFDKIFAKADDTFICEYRLQTKNDGFKWVLARGKSFIGDKGELDRMLMMSMDIDKNKRMKKELLDIEYLVEDGKIVIFKLVNDEDLSVKYISNSIKSFGYTKKDFESKEMNFMNLIHKEDINKVQVAINAALKNDLKNFTVVCRVINAANEIRWISSRVILIKNHSGYVSHFYGYINDITKIKLSEEELKLKVEDEVKKNRDKDRILIQQSKLAAMGEMLGNIAHQWRQPLNNVSLIIQFLRDNYKNEAVSVEKIDKFMSRATTHIEYMSETIDDFRNFYKPSKTQDKFSVKECIDTLLYMVKNQYENENIKINFDCNDVIISNYENELKQAILNILNNAKDALLVKKQNNKFDAIINIQVREENNKVKIEISNNGDNIKNDIIDRIFEPYFTTKFETQGTGIGLYMTKSIIETNMKGKIEVENIKDGVSFTIALNI, translated from the coding sequence ATGCTTTTTAAAAATGATAAAAAATATACTTTGATTGATATTCAAAAACTATTTTCTCAAATACCTGTAATCTTTATTATGCTTTTGGCAACAATTCTTTTAGTTATTACATATTTTATTTTAGACTCAAAAGAGAATAGAAAAATAGATTTATTAAAACAAAAATATTTTCTAAACTATGAGTTTGCAAAAAAAGAAGAAATAAGTAGTTTTAAAACACACGTAAAAGAACAACTAAAAGAGAGTTTTTTAGAAGAAGAAATTCTTCTTAAGAAAGTGACTTATAAAGCTATTGGATATTTAGAATCTAATTCTTTGACAAAGTTTGATTTACTTACTGATTATCTAAAATCAATTGAAAAACATAATAATATTGAACTAGTAGTTTTCACAAAAGACAATCTAAATATTTTATATGGAATTGATTCTATTGATTATCTTCAAGAATTGATTTTTAACTCAGAAAAAACTAAAAAAAATAGAGATATAACTTTACAATATATTCATTCACAAGGTCAAAATAATCTTCAATATTGGAAGGATGATTTAAAAAGAACAGTAAGATTAAGCTTTTTTGATAAAGTTGTTATCAATGGATATGAGTATTTTATAGGTTCGTTTTCAACTATTAATTCAATCAAAGAGATTACAAAACAAGCTATTTTAAATACTATAAATGATGAATTATATAATATTTGGTTTTACGATATTATCTCTCAAGATACTTATAACTTCAATAATAAAAAGCAGTTGACAAAATCAAATGTCTTATTAAAATCCATAAAAGAAAATAAATCTTATGAAATACTCTCATACTATTTTAATGACTATGAATACAATGATAGTTTTAAAAACTTTACATATTTTTATAGTAAATACAATTTTTTAGTAAGTGTTTTTTATGATAAGAGTATTTTAGAATATGAAATAAAAGATAAAATCACAGGAATTCAAAAAGAGTATAGAAATCTATTTTTTCAAATCTTTTTTTATATTTTATTGATTACAACTATTTTGATTTTGTTTACATATATCTTCTCAAACTTTATCAAAACAATATTCAATGAATACAATGACGAACTAGAAGCTAAAACAGTATCTTTAGAGCATTGGAAAAAGAGATTTGAATTAGCGATTATTGCCTCAAATGATGGATTATGGGATATTGACTTTAAAACTAAGAAGATTTATTTCTCTGATAAATGGCTTGAAATGTTCGGCTATAAAAAAGAAGAGGTTCAGACATTCTCAGATTGGTTTGAGTTAATTCATAATGAAGATAAGAAAAAAGTTGAAAAACTATTTGATAAGATTTTTGCAAAAGCTGATGATACTTTTATTTGTGAATATAGACTTCAAACAAAAAATGATGGTTTCAAATGGGTTTTAGCACGAGGTAAGTCTTTTATTGGAGATAAGGGTGAGCTTGATAGAATGCTTATGATGTCTATGGATATTGATAAAAATAAAAGAATGAAAAAAGAGCTTTTAGATATCGAATATCTAGTTGAAGATGGAAAAATTGTAATTTTCAAACTAGTAAATGATGAAGATTTATCAGTAAAATATATATCTAACAGTATTAAAAGTTTTGGATATACAAAAAAAGATTTTGAATCAAAAGAGATGAATTTTATGAATCTGATTCATAAAGAAGATATAAATAAAGTTCAAGTAGCTATTAATGCTGCTTTAAAAAATGACCTTAAAAACTTCACTGTTGTATGTAGAGTAATAAACGCAGCAAATGAAATAAGATGGATTTCAAGCAGAGTAATTTTAATCAAGAATCATTCGGGATATGTAAGTCATTTTTATGGATATATAAATGACATTACAAAAATCAAATTAAGTGAAGAAGAGCTAAAACTAAAAGTAGAAGATGAAGTTAAAAAAAATAGAGATAAAGATAGAATCCTAATCCAACAAAGTAAACTTGCAGCCATGGGTGAAATGCTAGGAAATATTGCTCATCAATGGAGACAGCCTCTAAATAATGTATCTTTAATCATTCAGTTCTTACGAGATAATTATAAAAACGAAGCAGTAAGTGTTGAAAAAATTGATAAGTTTATGAGTAGAGCAACAACACATATAGAGTATATGAGTGAAACTATAGATGATTTTAGAAACTTCTATAAACCATCTAAAACACAAGATAAGTTTTCTGTAAAAGAGTGTATTGATACGCTTTTATATATGGTGAAAAATCAGTATGAAAATGAAAATATAAAAATCAATTTTGATTGTAATGATGTAATTATCTCAAACTATGAAAATGAACTAAAACAAGCAATTTTAAATATACTAAATAATGCAAAAGATGCCTTATTGGTAAAAAAACAAAACAATAAATTTGATGCAATTATAAACATACAAGTAAGAGAAGAAAACAATAAAGTAAAAATAGAGATTTCCAATAATGGCGATAATATTAAAAATGATATAATTGACAGAATTTTTGAACCATACTTTACAACAAAGTTCGAAACTCAAGGTACTGGAATTGGTTTATATATGACAAAATCAATTATAGAAACAAATATGAAAGGAAAAATAGAAGTAGAAAATATAAAAGATGGTGTGAGTTTTACTATCGCACTTAATATATAA